Proteins encoded together in one Coregonus clupeaformis isolate EN_2021a chromosome 30, ASM2061545v1, whole genome shotgun sequence window:
- the LOC121545616 gene encoding 40S ribosomal protein S10: MLMPKKNRIAIYELLFKEGVMVAKKDVHLAKHPELADKNVPNLHVMKAMQSLKSTGYVKEQFAWRHFYWYLTNEGIQYLRDFLHLPPEIVPATLRRQMRPETARPRPKGMEGERGERPARFNREGGDRDNYRRSAAPPGADKKAEAGAGAATEFQFRGGFGRGRGQQPPQE, from the exons ATGCTGATGCCCAAGAAGAATCGTATAGCCATCTACGAGCTCCTCTTCAAGGAGGGGGTGATGGTGGCCAAAAAGGATGTGCATCTGGCTAAGCACCCGGAGCTGGCCGATAAGAATGTGCCCAACCTTCACGTAATGAAGGCCATGCAG TCTCTGAAGTCAACTGGGTACGTGAAGGAGCAATTTGCCTGGCGCCACTTCTACTGGTACCTGACCAATGAGGGCATCCAGTACCTGAGGGACTTCCTGCATCTGCCCCCAGAGATTGTTCCCGCCACTCTGCGTCGACAGATGCGCCCTGAGACCGCCCGGCCCAGGCCTAAAG gtatggagggtgagagaggtgAGCGGCCAGCCAGGTTTAACCGTGAAGGAGGAGACCGAGACAACTACAGACGTTCTGCTGCACCAC CTGGCGCAGACAAGAAGGCTGAAGCAGGCGCTGGTGCAGCTACTGAGTTCCAATTC AGAGGCGGTTTTGGACGTGGCAGAGGACAGCAACCACCACAGGAGTAA
- the LOC121545618 gene encoding diphosphoinositol polyphosphate phosphohydrolase 1 isoform X2 has product MMKIKSNQTRTYDGDGYKKRAACLCFKNESEEEVLLVSSSRTQDKWIVPGGGMEPEEEPNVAAVREVYEEAGVKGTLGRLLGIFENTDRKHRTYVYVLIVTEMLEDWEDSVNIGRKREWFKTDDASGVLQCHKPVQASYFEALQQSCLSSNMMPLVTTIGGGEHSPTYNINHNSRSSIR; this is encoded by the exons ATGATGAAGATCAAATCGAATCAAACGCGGACATATGACGGGGATGGCTACAAGAAACGCGCCGCCTGTCTGTGCTTCAAGAACGAGAGTGAGGAGGAG GTGTTGTTGGTGAGTAGTAGCCGGACTCAAGACAAGTGGATTGTCCCTGGTGGAGGGATGGAGCCGGAGGAAGAGCCCAATGTGGCTGCTGTTCGAGAGGTGTATGAAGAG GCTGGTGTCAAGGGGACATTGGGGCGACTACTAGGGATTTTCGAG AACACAGACAGGAAGCACAGAACATATGTCTATGTCCTAATCGTTACAGAGATGTTAGAAGACTGGGAGGACTCGGTGAATATTG GGAGAAAAAGGGAATGGTTTAAGACAGATGATGCCAGCGGAGTGCTGCAGTGCCACAAGCCTGTGCAGGCCTCGTACTTTGAGGCCCTACAACAGAGCTGCCTGAGCAGCAACATGATGCCCCTGGTGACCACGATAGGGGGAGGAGAGCACTCTCCTACCTACAACATCAACCATAACTCTAGATCGAGTATAAGATAA
- the LOC121545618 gene encoding diphosphoinositol polyphosphate phosphohydrolase 1 isoform X1, which produces MMKIKSNQTRTYDGDGYKKRAACLCFKNESEEEVLLVSSSRTQDKWIVPGGGMEPEEEPNVAAVREVYEEAGVKGTLGRLLGIFENTDRKHRTYVYVLIVTEMLEDWEDSVNIGTLNIGRKREWFKTDDASGVLQCHKPVQASYFEALQQSCLSSNMMPLVTTIGGGEHSPTYNINHNSRSSIR; this is translated from the exons ATGATGAAGATCAAATCGAATCAAACGCGGACATATGACGGGGATGGCTACAAGAAACGCGCCGCCTGTCTGTGCTTCAAGAACGAGAGTGAGGAGGAG GTGTTGTTGGTGAGTAGTAGCCGGACTCAAGACAAGTGGATTGTCCCTGGTGGAGGGATGGAGCCGGAGGAAGAGCCCAATGTGGCTGCTGTTCGAGAGGTGTATGAAGAG GCTGGTGTCAAGGGGACATTGGGGCGACTACTAGGGATTTTCGAG AACACAGACAGGAAGCACAGAACATATGTCTATGTCCTAATCGTTACAGAGATGTTAGAAGACTGGGAGGACTCGGTGAATATTGGTACGTTAAATATTG GGAGAAAAAGGGAATGGTTTAAGACAGATGATGCCAGCGGAGTGCTGCAGTGCCACAAGCCTGTGCAGGCCTCGTACTTTGAGGCCCTACAACAGAGCTGCCTGAGCAGCAACATGATGCCCCTGGTGACCACGATAGGGGGAGGAGAGCACTCTCCTACCTACAACATCAACCATAACTCTAGATCGAGTATAAGATAA